The following proteins are co-located in the Fodinibius salicampi genome:
- a CDS encoding PQQ-binding-like beta-propeller repeat protein, with protein sequence MDRTYQSWEVRGGDAASIRYSSLDQVDTTNVDQLQQIWSYSTEDADTAKNSQIQANAIVIDQTLYATSPGLKVFALDAATGEEQWVFNPFPDSTDIVHWLNVNRGVTYWEDGEDQRILFTAGPELYALDAKTGTLVESFGDKGKASLKQGLGERAEDLSVTATSPGVIFEDLIIIGSRVSEGDNAAPGGIRAFNVRTGELAWTFHTIPRPGEFGYESWDDPDAWKRIGGANSWAGMSVDNERGIVYIPTGSASPDFYGGDRKGKNLFANTLLALDAATGDRVWHYQTIHHDLWDRDLPSPPALVTVTHEGEEIDAVAQTTKSGFLFLFDRETGEPLFPVEEVEVPTNSNLDGEEVWPTQPMPTKPEPFVRQHMDTTDINPYVSQEVQAELKKQLLSLNSDHMFAPPSLRGTLMFPGFDGGAEWGGSAFDPETGVLYVNSNEVPWIMTMVPTDQYGDTTSYSGQKSSFLAGEKAYMTNCMSCHGPDREGGGNNPSLVDVEERYSPEELFDLIESGRRMMPGFAHLSESKKKAIINFIIGDEFYQVEEVSDKEEVTDEENSSPYVMAGYKKFRRPEGYPANSPPWGTLNAINLNTGEHEWGIPLGEYPDLRERGIAPTGTENYGGPVVTAGGLVFIAATLDEKIRAFDKQTGELLWEHDLPAAGFATPSVYEIDGKQYLVIACGGGKLGATSGDEYVAFVLPDSML encoded by the coding sequence ATGGATAGAACATATCAGAGCTGGGAGGTTCGCGGCGGGGATGCCGCTTCCATTCGCTATTCGTCACTCGATCAGGTCGATACCACTAATGTGGATCAGCTTCAACAAATCTGGAGCTACTCAACTGAGGATGCCGATACGGCTAAAAATTCCCAAATCCAGGCGAACGCCATTGTCATTGATCAAACGCTCTATGCCACTTCTCCAGGCTTGAAAGTTTTTGCCCTGGATGCTGCAACGGGAGAGGAGCAGTGGGTCTTCAATCCTTTCCCTGATTCAACGGATATTGTCCACTGGCTCAATGTAAACCGGGGCGTGACCTATTGGGAGGATGGGGAAGATCAGCGAATTTTATTTACAGCCGGACCCGAACTTTATGCGCTTGATGCTAAAACTGGGACCCTGGTAGAAAGTTTTGGAGATAAGGGGAAGGCAAGCTTAAAACAGGGATTGGGTGAGCGGGCTGAGGATCTTTCCGTTACGGCGACCTCCCCCGGCGTAATTTTTGAGGATCTGATTATCATCGGCTCCAGGGTCTCGGAAGGCGACAATGCAGCCCCGGGTGGTATCCGTGCTTTTAATGTGCGCACAGGGGAGCTGGCCTGGACTTTTCATACGATTCCCCGGCCCGGTGAATTCGGATATGAAAGCTGGGACGATCCCGATGCCTGGAAGCGGATTGGTGGAGCCAACAGCTGGGCCGGCATGTCGGTGGATAACGAGCGCGGAATAGTGTATATCCCGACGGGATCGGCCTCCCCCGATTTTTACGGTGGTGATCGAAAAGGAAAGAATTTATTTGCTAATACCCTTTTAGCGCTGGATGCGGCCACGGGTGATCGAGTCTGGCATTATCAGACTATTCATCACGATTTGTGGGATCGCGATCTGCCCTCGCCGCCGGCCCTGGTAACGGTTACGCACGAGGGAGAGGAGATCGATGCGGTGGCGCAGACGACCAAAAGCGGGTTTCTCTTTTTGTTTGATCGTGAGACCGGAGAACCCTTATTCCCAGTTGAAGAAGTTGAGGTACCAACCAACAGTAACCTGGATGGAGAAGAGGTATGGCCAACGCAACCCATGCCGACAAAGCCGGAACCGTTTGTCCGGCAGCACATGGACACTACGGATATCAACCCATATGTATCGCAGGAGGTGCAGGCCGAGCTTAAAAAGCAGCTCCTAAGCCTGAATAGCGATCACATGTTTGCGCCTCCCTCCTTGCGGGGAACCCTGATGTTCCCGGGCTTTGACGGCGGGGCCGAGTGGGGCGGCAGCGCTTTTGATCCGGAAACGGGCGTTTTATACGTTAATAGCAACGAGGTGCCCTGGATTATGACGATGGTCCCGACAGATCAGTATGGGGATACTACCTCCTATTCCGGGCAAAAATCGTCCTTTTTAGCCGGCGAAAAGGCCTATATGACGAATTGTATGTCATGCCACGGTCCGGACAGAGAGGGCGGCGGGAATAATCCATCGCTGGTTGATGTTGAAGAGCGGTATAGTCCCGAGGAACTTTTTGATTTGATTGAAAGCGGACGACGGATGATGCCCGGGTTTGCCCATCTTTCCGAGTCAAAAAAGAAAGCTATTATTAATTTTATTATTGGGGATGAGTTTTACCAGGTGGAGGAAGTCTCGGATAAAGAAGAGGTTACGGATGAGGAAAATTCGTCTCCTTATGTGATGGCTGGCTATAAGAAATTCCGGAGGCCCGAAGGCTATCCGGCCAACAGTCCGCCGTGGGGAACGCTCAATGCCATTAATCTGAATACCGGGGAACATGAATGGGGTATTCCACTGGGAGAATATCCCGACCTGCGTGAAAGAGGGATTGCTCCGACGGGGACTGAAAACTACGGGGGACCGGTGGTTACGGCCGGCGGACTTGTTTTTATTGCGGCTACCCTGGATGAAAAGATACGTGCCTTTGATAAACAAACCGGTGAACTGCTGTGGGAGCACGACCTCCCGGCAGCGGGTTTTGCAACGCCCAGCGTGTATGAGATTGACGGGAAACAGTACCTGGTGATTGCCTGTGGTGGCGGTAAGCTGGGAGCGACTTCGGGAGATGAATATGTGGCTTTTGTACTTCCCGATTCAATGCTTTAA
- a CDS encoding PQQ-dependent sugar dehydrogenase, producing the protein MDKSLAIYFLLVLFVGCSNGSEMNENTEAEEPVSPEYTTETVISGDDIPLPWGMAWLPDGDMLVTNRDGELYLVSDGQRSEPLDGVPEVWANSQGGLLDIELHPNYEETGWVYITYSSVEGEGEGANTALMRAQLNDDRTGLVENEVLYKAVPNTDRGQHFGSRIKFDDEGYLYFSIGDRGNRDENPQDITRDGGKIYRLNDDGSIPEGNPFVGEENAKEGIYSYGHRNPQGMDFNSETGQIWVHEHGPRGGDEVNIIEPGNNYGWPEISFGINYDGTSFTEDTAKAGMEQPEWYWDPSIAPSGMAFVTSDVYPNWQGDLLVGSLKFNYLVWCKINDGSIIEEEIIFEDIGRVRDVEQAPDGHIYVATEGKGIQRIVREEE; encoded by the coding sequence ATGGATAAATCATTAGCAATATACTTTTTACTCGTGCTGTTTGTGGGATGCAGCAACGGTTCAGAGATGAATGAAAATACGGAGGCTGAAGAGCCTGTCAGCCCAGAATATACCACAGAAACGGTGATCAGCGGCGACGATATTCCGCTTCCCTGGGGCATGGCCTGGCTGCCCGATGGAGATATGCTGGTAACTAATCGGGATGGCGAGTTGTACCTGGTTAGTGATGGTCAGCGCTCCGAGCCTCTCGACGGCGTGCCGGAAGTGTGGGCGAACAGTCAGGGTGGTTTGCTGGATATCGAACTGCATCCGAATTATGAGGAAACCGGTTGGGTTTATATTACCTATTCCAGCGTGGAAGGCGAAGGTGAGGGCGCTAATACCGCATTGATGCGTGCCCAACTAAATGACGACCGTACCGGATTGGTCGAAAACGAGGTGTTGTATAAAGCCGTGCCCAATACCGACCGGGGACAGCATTTCGGAAGCCGTATTAAATTTGATGATGAAGGGTACCTTTACTTTAGTATCGGGGACCGAGGCAACCGCGATGAAAATCCGCAGGATATTACGCGGGACGGCGGAAAAATCTATCGCCTGAATGATGACGGCTCTATTCCGGAAGGTAATCCGTTTGTAGGCGAGGAAAATGCCAAGGAAGGAATTTATTCGTATGGGCATCGAAATCCGCAGGGTATGGATTTTAATTCCGAAACGGGACAAATATGGGTTCACGAGCACGGTCCGCGCGGCGGCGACGAAGTGAATATCATTGAGCCGGGTAACAACTATGGATGGCCGGAGATCAGCTTTGGCATCAACTACGACGGTACTTCTTTTACTGAAGATACCGCCAAAGCCGGAATGGAACAGCCCGAATGGTATTGGGATCCTTCCATTGCGCCTTCGGGCATGGCTTTTGTTACCAGCGACGTATATCCCAACTGGCAGGGCGATCTGTTGGTGGGTTCGCTGAAGTTCAACTACCTGGTATGGTGCAAAATTAACGATGGCAGCATAATAGAAGAGGAGATCATCTTTGAGGATATTGGCCGCGTTCGGGATGTAGAGCAGGCGCCTGACGGTCATATTTATGTTGCAACGGAAGGAAAGGGCATCCAGCGTATTGTACGCGAAGAGGAATAG
- a CDS encoding serine hydrolase → MKQAKLVVILILPLLVWGWAACGQQAQQSNGFSSFQNKNDLPVVLPDSSIKPLRNLVNSKLESQLQKTITANKKWKRLVSQKKMAIGLVDLQDVYNIKFARINGNHMMYAASLPKISILLATMDAFEKGEMEETDEIYADLNAMISKSDNLASTRMIDRLSFKKIESVMTDPQYEFYDEDFGGGLWVGKRYASAGQRYPEPIKGLSHAATASQVSRFYYLMATGRLVNPERSRQMLEIMDNPALHHKFVNILEKKAPKARLFRKSGSWRTYHSDSILVWGPSRRYILVAIVDDPNGEKIIRQLVEPVEGVLNDYIKSRNN, encoded by the coding sequence ATGAAACAAGCAAAATTGGTTGTAATTCTGATTCTCCCATTGCTGGTTTGGGGATGGGCTGCATGTGGCCAGCAAGCACAGCAAAGTAATGGATTTAGCTCTTTTCAGAATAAGAATGATCTGCCCGTTGTACTGCCTGACAGCTCCATAAAGCCGTTGCGGAATCTGGTCAATTCCAAACTTGAGAGCCAACTCCAAAAAACGATTACTGCCAATAAAAAATGGAAACGGCTTGTCAGCCAGAAAAAGATGGCTATCGGCTTAGTTGATCTGCAGGATGTGTACAACATTAAATTTGCCCGCATTAACGGCAACCACATGATGTATGCCGCTAGTCTTCCCAAAATTTCCATTCTGCTGGCTACTATGGATGCCTTTGAAAAAGGGGAAATGGAGGAAACCGACGAGATATATGCAGATTTGAATGCCATGATCAGCAAATCAGATAACCTGGCATCGACCCGGATGATCGACCGACTGAGCTTTAAAAAGATAGAATCCGTGATGACCGATCCACAATACGAGTTTTACGATGAAGATTTCGGAGGAGGCCTGTGGGTGGGCAAGCGCTACGCCAGTGCTGGCCAGCGGTACCCAGAACCAATCAAGGGGCTGAGCCACGCTGCCACCGCTTCCCAAGTCAGCCGTTTCTATTACCTGATGGCAACCGGTCGTCTGGTCAACCCAGAGCGCTCACGGCAGATGCTCGAGATTATGGATAATCCTGCGTTGCATCATAAATTTGTAAATATACTAGAAAAAAAAGCCCCCAAAGCGCGGCTCTTCCGCAAATCGGGGAGCTGGCGGACTTACCACTCCGATTCTATTTTAGTGTGGGGACCGTCCCGGCGCTATATCCTGGTAGCCATAGTTGATGACCCAAACGGTGAAAAGATCATTCGCCAGCTAGTTGAACCCGTGGAAGGGGTGCTAAATGATTATATAAAATCACGGAATAATTAG
- a CDS encoding Npt1/Npt2 family nucleotide transporter, whose amino-acid sequence MFDIREGEYRTAFLMQLNIFLLISTLLIVKPAVNALFLSKFGAERLPEAFILVAVAALLISTLYARLLDRLSLNKIIEGTLVISFVALVSFVILLQLNVPDGLILYLFYVWTAIFAVLAGSQFWVLANLVYNVREAKRLFGFIGSGAIAGGIFGGYLTSVLAPVIGSENVLFLGASLLLICIPVSRTIWTENVSHLSLYRRKKRFQGIGEHPIRTIINSRHLTYLACIIGISVIVAKLVDFQFNDMAHRAITDPDELAAFLGFWFSNLNLLSLFVQLFFTARVVGTLGIGISLLFLPLGILLGATTLLIFPELWAAVLLKTADGSLKQSINKSATELLALPIPQDIKNKTKTFIDVVIDSTATGVAGVLLIFIVNAIDFYSWVISLSIILLIGVWIYLAYKVRIEYLRSFKLQVQNVSNEQDISQITDPDSILQGIEDVLKAGSEKQILYILSKVQNIQSDSLADHIYPLLEHDSPQVRAEAIRTLYFLGSQHMVEKIRPLIYDPSYEVKMAAFEYLFEYSSEETIVILDRYLDHNNLEISDAALASLALETRNNPTLKNIYKLEQRIDERLGALELSSDSDASLSKGAKLRLLDIVSNAGISDYYSYIETMLAHEDPEVKRKAILSAGRTLNPDFIDPLISFLADKKYLDTARKALINYNTPAIDPFISAIKNRAYPIRALRNLPSVIEKFDSQQAVVALFDLLDDQDQKLRVKSVRALNNMKTSHPELVFNSKEIARHLLQQGKLYLETLSAMYAQIIVNYRRSQKEGLPEQEDGQKRARRELIDLLEKRLDMDLELIFGLLELKYPAEEVNLIYNGVRSNKPEQQNNAIEFLDNLLEPDLKRVLIPVVEMTVLDSVSEEVLRSHRLKIPSEKECFEMLLEEGDLQIKLAVLKLISELEDKKYLTIVKSYSKNNNTQVRQIANKALSKILER is encoded by the coding sequence TTGTTTGATATCCGTGAGGGAGAGTACCGGACGGCCTTTCTCATGCAGCTTAATATCTTCCTGTTAATTTCCACTCTGCTGATTGTCAAGCCAGCTGTTAATGCACTGTTTCTTTCAAAATTTGGGGCAGAGCGGTTGCCGGAAGCGTTTATCTTGGTGGCTGTTGCAGCCCTTCTGATTTCAACCCTTTATGCGCGACTACTGGACCGGTTGTCCCTCAATAAAATTATTGAGGGAACGCTTGTTATCTCCTTTGTCGCTCTGGTGAGTTTTGTAATTCTCCTTCAGTTGAATGTTCCCGACGGTTTGATTCTGTACCTGTTTTACGTTTGGACAGCCATTTTTGCGGTACTGGCCGGTTCACAATTCTGGGTGCTTGCCAATCTTGTCTATAATGTACGGGAAGCCAAAAGATTGTTTGGTTTTATCGGCTCCGGTGCCATTGCAGGTGGAATTTTCGGGGGATACCTAACTTCGGTGCTGGCCCCGGTAATCGGCAGCGAAAATGTGCTTTTTTTAGGTGCCTCACTGCTGTTGATCTGTATTCCGGTTAGCCGGACTATCTGGACCGAGAATGTCAGTCACTTATCACTGTACCGACGCAAAAAACGATTCCAGGGCATCGGGGAGCATCCTATCAGAACCATTATAAACTCTCGGCACCTGACTTATCTGGCATGTATTATCGGTATTAGCGTAATTGTAGCAAAGCTGGTTGATTTTCAATTCAACGACATGGCACACCGGGCCATCACCGATCCCGACGAGCTGGCGGCATTCTTGGGATTCTGGTTTTCCAATCTGAATTTACTATCACTTTTTGTCCAGCTTTTCTTTACTGCGAGGGTGGTTGGTACGCTCGGGATAGGTATCTCCCTGCTGTTCCTGCCACTCGGAATTTTGCTCGGAGCAACAACACTCCTCATCTTTCCTGAACTATGGGCAGCTGTACTGTTAAAAACGGCCGACGGCAGCCTCAAACAATCGATTAATAAATCTGCCACAGAACTGCTAGCTCTTCCTATTCCCCAGGACATCAAGAATAAGACCAAAACATTTATTGACGTCGTAATAGACAGCACGGCAACCGGGGTGGCAGGGGTGCTCTTAATATTTATCGTAAATGCTATCGACTTCTATTCGTGGGTAATTAGCCTGAGCATTATACTGCTGATCGGAGTGTGGATCTATCTGGCTTACAAAGTCAGAATTGAATATTTGAGATCGTTCAAATTACAGGTACAAAATGTATCTAATGAGCAAGATATATCCCAAATAACAGATCCCGATTCTATTTTACAGGGTATTGAAGACGTGCTGAAGGCCGGCTCAGAAAAACAAATTTTGTATATCCTGAGCAAAGTTCAGAATATACAAAGTGATTCCCTCGCGGACCATATTTATCCACTCTTGGAGCATGATTCTCCACAAGTGCGGGCAGAGGCAATAAGAACGCTTTACTTTTTGGGAAGCCAGCACATGGTCGAAAAGATCAGACCTCTGATATACGACCCTTCGTATGAAGTCAAAATGGCCGCTTTTGAGTACCTTTTTGAATATTCATCGGAAGAAACTATAGTTATACTGGACCGCTATTTGGATCACAATAATCTTGAAATATCGGATGCCGCACTGGCAAGCCTGGCGCTTGAAACCCGAAATAATCCAACATTGAAAAACATCTACAAGCTGGAGCAACGGATTGACGAGCGACTGGGTGCATTGGAGCTTTCGTCAGATTCAGATGCATCCCTTTCAAAGGGAGCCAAACTTCGACTGCTGGATATCGTTAGTAATGCGGGCATCTCGGATTATTATTCATACATAGAAACAATGTTGGCACATGAGGACCCAGAGGTAAAGCGGAAAGCAATCCTGAGCGCCGGTAGAACACTCAATCCCGATTTTATCGATCCCCTGATCTCATTCCTGGCAGATAAAAAGTATCTCGATACCGCCCGAAAAGCACTCATCAACTATAACACGCCGGCTATAGACCCTTTTATCTCTGCAATTAAAAACCGGGCCTACCCAATCAGAGCGCTGCGGAATCTGCCCTCTGTAATCGAAAAGTTTGATTCCCAGCAGGCAGTAGTGGCCCTTTTCGATCTCCTTGATGACCAAGACCAGAAGCTGCGTGTGAAATCAGTTCGTGCACTGAACAATATGAAAACCTCACATCCCGAACTCGTTTTCAACAGCAAGGAAATTGCTCGCCACCTTCTGCAGCAAGGGAAGCTCTACCTAGAAACGCTCTCAGCTATGTATGCCCAGATTATCGTTAACTACCGTAGAAGCCAGAAAGAAGGATTACCAGAACAAGAGGATGGGCAGAAAAGAGCACGGCGAGAGCTGATCGATCTGCTGGAAAAAAGGCTGGATATGGATCTGGAATTAATTTTCGGGCTTCTGGAGTTGAAGTATCCCGCTGAGGAGGTTAACCTGATTTACAATGGCGTCCGCAGCAACAAACCCGAGCAGCAGAACAACGCCATCGAGTTTTTGGATAACCTGCTGGAACCCGACCTGAAACGTGTATTGATTCCCGTAGTTGAAATGACCGTGCTGGATTCGGTTTCCGAAGAGGTATTGCGCTCGCACAGACTTAAAATTCCCAGTGAAAAAGAGTGCTTCGAGATGCTGCTGGAGGAAGGAGATCTCCAAATAAAGCTAGCGGTACTAAAATTGATATCCGAGCTGGAGGATAAAAAGTATCTCACTATTGTAAAATCCTATTCAAAAAACAACAATACCCAAGTACGCCAGATTGCGAATAAGGCACTCAGCAAAATACTTGAAAGGTAG
- a CDS encoding serine hydrolase, with the protein MAFIIGAATYPIDGYEKTGIERLLYLERIMSGEIKGELPPPGARKSIADIKLKLNGSRGDSLQEILSPDPELQKEVDAIFSTLDPSYSVGILDITEGRPIRYAQRKQNVGYQPGSVGKLAVLAGLFSELERLYPDSFTKRQELLREREVYGGRWVIPNQHNVPIYNPETGHYERRYVRQDDRFSLYEWTDHMISVSSNAAASVMWRECILMRAFGEEYPSLREEEAEEYFKTTPKKELAQIAVSIVNDPLRTIGITTNEWRLGRFFTREAANIVPPSGGSTGTTLGMMKFLVSMEKGEIVDPKSSLEMKRILYQTDRRIRYAASPALTNAAVYFKSGSLYKCQQEEGFKCGKYMGNVYNYMNSVAIVEHPDGRTYLAVLMSNVLRQNSSSDHYTLATRIDRLIK; encoded by the coding sequence TTGGCATTCATAATTGGAGCCGCTACGTATCCTATTGATGGATATGAGAAGACGGGCATCGAACGACTACTCTATCTGGAGCGTATTATGAGTGGCGAGATTAAGGGTGAGCTGCCTCCGCCCGGTGCCCGGAAATCGATTGCTGATATCAAACTAAAGCTCAACGGATCTCGCGGCGACAGCCTGCAAGAAATTCTATCTCCTGATCCTGAGCTGCAAAAAGAAGTTGATGCCATTTTCTCCACGCTTGATCCCAGTTATTCCGTCGGGATACTTGATATTACTGAAGGTCGACCCATCCGGTATGCCCAGCGCAAGCAAAACGTGGGATATCAACCTGGAAGTGTGGGTAAGTTGGCTGTCCTTGCAGGCCTCTTCAGCGAGCTGGAGCGGCTGTATCCCGATTCTTTTACAAAACGACAGGAGCTGCTGAGGGAACGTGAGGTGTATGGCGGACGATGGGTGATTCCCAACCAACATAATGTGCCGATCTATAATCCGGAAACGGGCCACTACGAACGGAGATATGTCAGGCAGGATGACCGATTCTCGCTGTACGAATGGACCGACCACATGATCTCGGTCAGCAGCAATGCCGCCGCCAGTGTTATGTGGAGAGAATGCATACTGATGCGGGCGTTCGGAGAAGAATATCCTAGTCTAAGGGAGGAGGAAGCGGAAGAATATTTCAAGACGACCCCGAAAAAAGAACTTGCTCAGATCGCTGTTTCCATCGTCAATGATCCGCTGAGAACAATTGGGATTACAACAAATGAATGGCGGTTGGGCCGGTTTTTTACCCGTGAGGCAGCGAATATTGTGCCTCCGAGTGGTGGAAGTACCGGCACTACACTGGGCATGATGAAGTTCTTGGTTTCTATGGAGAAAGGTGAAATTGTCGATCCAAAATCCAGCCTTGAGATGAAAAGGATCCTGTACCAAACAGATCGGCGAATCCGGTATGCGGCTTCCCCGGCGCTGACGAACGCCGCCGTCTATTTTAAGTCAGGAAGCTTGTATAAATGCCAGCAGGAAGAAGGTTTTAAGTGCGGAAAATATATGGGTAACGTCTATAATTACATGAATTCGGTAGCCATTGTAGAGCATCCGGATGGCCGGACCTATCTGGCTGTGTTGATGTCAAATGTGCTGAGACAGAATTCAAGTTCAGATCACTACACACTTGCAACCAGGATTGACAGGCTTATTAAGTAG